A single genomic interval of Dyella sp. GSA-30 harbors:
- the petA gene encoding ubiquinol-cytochrome c reductase iron-sulfur subunit, with the protein MANEVVDHGRRRFLTATTAVVGGVGVVAAVVPFVKSWEPSARAKAAGAPVTADIGKIESGQMVTFAWRSLPVFVVNRSKAQLDALPSQNSRVVDPKSDAISAEQQPKYAQNESRSIKPEWLVLVGLCTHLGCVPDFVPVMKPEPFDPNWQGGFYCPCHKSRYDMAGRVYQGVPAPKNLLVPDYHFIDDTHIQIGVAPGEKG; encoded by the coding sequence ATGGCGAACGAAGTCGTCGATCATGGCCGCCGCCGTTTCCTCACAGCAACCACCGCGGTGGTTGGTGGTGTGGGAGTCGTCGCGGCGGTTGTGCCCTTTGTCAAATCCTGGGAACCCAGTGCGCGCGCAAAAGCTGCGGGTGCTCCGGTTACCGCCGATATCGGTAAGATCGAATCGGGCCAGATGGTCACCTTCGCGTGGCGTAGTCTTCCTGTATTTGTAGTCAACCGTTCCAAGGCGCAGCTCGATGCGCTGCCGAGCCAGAACAGCCGAGTCGTCGACCCCAAGTCCGACGCGATCTCGGCTGAGCAGCAACCGAAGTATGCGCAGAACGAAAGCCGCTCGATCAAGCCCGAGTGGCTGGTCCTGGTTGGCCTGTGCACGCACTTGGGATGCGTGCCCGACTTCGTCCCGGTGATGAAGCCCGAGCCGTTCGATCCGAACTGGCAGGGTGGCTTCTACTGCCCGTGCCACAAGTCGCGTTACGACATGGCCGGTCGCGTCTATCAGGGCGTGCCCGCACCGAAGAACCTGTTGGTGCCGGACTATCACTTCATCGACGACACGCACATCCAGATCGGTGTCGCCCCTGGGGAGAAAGGCTGA
- a CDS encoding cytochrome bc complex cytochrome b subunit — MANVFTRLGDWVNERAPNLVPTYRKHMTEYYAPKNFNLWYYFGSLALLVLVNQIVTGIFLTMNYKTSAAEAFNSVEYIMRDVEWGWLIRYMHSTGASLFFIVVFLHMFRGLLYGSYKKPRELVWLLGMLIFLSLMAEAFMGYVLPWGNMSFWGAKVIISLFGTIPVIGSGLQQWIMGDFLPADATLNRFFALHVIALPLVLLLLVVLHLAALHEVGSNNPDGVDTKHGPKGNRWDANKPADAIPFHPYYTVKDLVGVGFFLLIAAFIIFFAPTFGGWFLEHDNFIPANNLVTPTHIKPVWYFTPFYAILRMIPSFFGTAFWGVLAMFGAIAVLFVLPWIDAGQVRSIRYRGAGYKWALGLFVVSFISLGAVGAGVVAEVIPEWFGNVDVTVWENTFGRVMTLIYFGYFVFLWLYTHLGWEKTKPVPERVTTHD; from the coding sequence ATGGCTAACGTGTTCACGCGGCTTGGCGATTGGGTCAACGAGCGCGCACCGAATCTGGTGCCGACCTATCGCAAGCACATGACCGAGTACTACGCACCGAAGAATTTCAATCTTTGGTACTACTTCGGCTCGCTCGCCCTATTGGTGCTGGTCAACCAGATCGTCACCGGCATCTTCCTCACCATGAACTACAAGACGAGTGCGGCGGAAGCCTTCAACTCGGTCGAGTACATCATGCGCGACGTGGAGTGGGGCTGGCTGATCCGCTACATGCACTCTACCGGCGCATCGCTGTTCTTCATCGTGGTGTTCCTGCACATGTTCCGCGGCCTGCTGTACGGGTCGTACAAGAAGCCGCGCGAGCTGGTGTGGCTGCTGGGCATGTTGATCTTCCTGTCGCTGATGGCCGAGGCCTTCATGGGCTACGTGCTGCCTTGGGGCAACATGTCGTTCTGGGGCGCCAAGGTGATCATCTCGCTGTTCGGCACCATTCCGGTGATCGGCAGCGGGCTGCAGCAGTGGATCATGGGTGACTTCCTGCCCGCCGACGCCACCTTGAACCGCTTCTTCGCGTTGCACGTCATTGCCTTGCCGCTGGTGCTGTTGCTACTGGTGGTGTTGCATCTGGCTGCGCTGCACGAGGTGGGTTCGAACAACCCCGATGGTGTGGACACCAAGCATGGTCCCAAGGGCAACCGCTGGGATGCGAACAAGCCGGCCGATGCCATTCCCTTCCACCCGTACTACACGGTGAAGGATCTGGTCGGCGTGGGCTTCTTCCTGCTGATTGCCGCGTTCATCATCTTCTTCGCGCCGACCTTCGGTGGCTGGTTCCTCGAGCACGACAACTTCATCCCGGCCAACAACCTGGTCACGCCGACGCACATCAAGCCGGTGTGGTACTTCACCCCGTTCTACGCGATCTTGCGCATGATCCCGTCGTTCTTCGGTACGGCGTTCTGGGGCGTGCTGGCGATGTTCGGCGCGATCGCGGTGTTGTTCGTGCTGCCGTGGATCGATGCCGGTCAGGTGCGTTCGATCCGCTATCGCGGCGCGGGCTACAAGTGGGCGTTGGGTCTGTTCGTGGTTTCCTTCATCTCGCTCGGTGCCGTCGGCGCCGGTGTGGTGGCCGAAGTGATCCCCGAGTGGTTCGGCAATGTCGACGTAACGGTCTGGGAAAACACCTTCGGTCGAGTGATGACGCTGATCTACTTCGGCTATTTCGTGTTCCTGTGGCTGTACACGCATCTAGGCTGGGAAAAGACCAAGCCGGTTCCGGAACGGGTGACCACGCA